The following coding sequences lie in one Rutidosis leptorrhynchoides isolate AG116_Rl617_1_P2 chromosome 4, CSIRO_AGI_Rlap_v1, whole genome shotgun sequence genomic window:
- the LOC139840459 gene encoding uncharacterized protein, translated as MTWVPQTQNPEPPQTQEPEPTQNPEPIQTPTPNPEPTPDHEPTETISPNHEITETSSNNEPQPHEEQNDTNSDETTQRYVLPQRINRGVPPKRYSPEKEAQRSRYPMANIAQGNLSKEAQKFNSAIYSENIPTSVEQAFKSKDWKKAIEVEMKALNDNDTWEKCVIPQGKKPVGCRWVFTIKYKPDGTIERYKARLVAKGYTQTYGIDYSETFSPVAKIDTIRVHHTEAVMRIIRYLKKTVGNGVVFKKNGHLEAQVYTDASWAGEKGDRRSTSGFFTIVGGNLVAWKSKKQKVVSLSSAESEFRGIAKGVVEALWIRKLLIEIGFPPKEAIRILCDNEAAIAISENPVQHDRTKHVEVDRHFIREKLDAEIISLPHIRSEDQLADILTKLANGSLFSEVLGKLNIGNPTIQLEGEC; from the exons atGACATGGGTACCTCAAACTCAAAACCCTGAACCACCTCAAACACAAGAGCCCGAGCCAACACAAAACCCCGAACCTATACAAACTCCAACACCAAACCCCGAGCCAACACCAGACCATGAACCCACAGAAACTATCTCACCAAACCATGAGATTACTGAAACCTCCTCGAACAATGAACCTCAACCCCATGAGGAACAAAATGACACCAATTCCGATGAAACCACCCAACGATATGTCCTACCTCAAAGAATCAATAGAGGTGTCCCACCTAAACGGTACTCTCCAGAAAAAGAAGCACAAAGATCTAGATATCCTATGGCTAATATAGCACAAGGAAATCTGTCAAAAGAAGCTCAAAAATTTAATTCCGCAATTTACTCTGAAAATATTCCAACTTCTGTTGAACAAGCGTTCAAATCAAAAGACTGGAAAAAAGCAATAGAAGTTGAAATGAAAGCTCTGAATGATAATGACACTTGGGAAAAGTGTGTCATACCTCAAGGAAAGAAACCAGTGGGATGTCGATGGGTATTTACGATAAAATATAAACCCGATGGAactattgaaagatacaaagcacGACTGGTTGCGAAAGGGTACACTCAGACATACGGGATTGATTACtccgaaactttttcaccagtcgcaaAGATTGATACCATTAGG gttcaccataCGGAAGCTGTAATGAGGATCATCAGATACTTAAAGAAAACAGTAGGCAATGGAGTTGTATTCAAAAAGAATGGTCACCTTGAAGCGCAAGTTTATACAGATGCAAGTTGGGCCGGAGAAAAAGGAGATAGACGATCAACTTCCGGTTTCTTCACAATAGTTGGAGGAAACTTAGTTGCGTGGAAGAGTAAGAAACAAAAGGTCGTTTCTTTATCAAGCGCTGAATCAGAATTTAGAGGAATCGCAAAGGGAGTGGTGGAAGCTTTATGGATTCGAAAACTCTTGATAGAAATAGGATTCCCTCCAAAAGAAGCTATTCGGATCCTTTGCGATAATGAAGCAGCGATCGCTATctcagaaaatccagttcaacatgaTCGAACAAAACATGTTGAAGTGGATAGACACTTTATCAGAGAAAAGTTGGATGCAGAAATAATTTCTTTACCACATATAAGATCAGAAGACCAATTGGCCGACATCCTCACCAAATTAGCCAACGGAAGTCTCTTCAGTGAAGTTCTTGGCAAGTTGAATATCGGgaatcccactattcaacttgagggggagtgttag